ACCCCGTGCTGGTCGAGGTAGCGGTTGAGCTCCGCCAGCGTCACCGGTTGCCCCGCGAATACGACGGCGGCGCAGATCTTTTCACCGAGGTAGCGGTCGGGCAGTGGTGCCGCTGCTGCCGAAACAATTGCCGGGTGGGTGAGCAGATGCTCTTCTACCTCCTGGGCGGCGACGGTCTCACCGCCGCGATGGATGACGTCCTTGACGCGCCCGGTCACCTGTAGATAGCCGTTGGCCAGCCGGCGGACCAGGTCGCCGGTGCGGTAGAAGCCGTCCGGGTCGAAGCAGCGCCGGTTGTCGTGCTCGGCGCCGAAGTAGCCGTTGAGCGTGTAAGGGCCCCGCACCAGCAGTTCGCCTTCGACGCCGGGTGCCACCGGCTGGCCGGCATCGTCGAGGATGCGCAGCTCGTCGTCAGCACACATCGGCCGTCCCTGCGTGTGGTCGACAAGGGCGGGTGGATCGTCGAGGCGGGTGTAGCTCAGCAGCCCCTCCGCCATGCCGTAGACCTGCTGCAGCCCCGGTGTCAGCGCTTCACGGATCCGCCGAGCATCCCCGGCATCCAGTCTGGCGCCACCAACCTGCAAGAGCCGCAAGGTTTTCGGCGTTACAGGCTCCCAATCGCAGGCTTGCGCCCACAGCGTGGCCAACGAGGGCACCAACGCGGTGACGGTGACGCCGTGGCGTGCGATGACAGCGAAGGCCGATTCGGGACTGGGGTCGGTGGTAAATACCGTCGCAGCACCGGCCGTCATCGCTCCCAGCACGCCGGGGCAGGCCAGCGGGAAGTTGTGGGCCGCCGGCAGCACCACCAGGTAGACGTCATCGGCGGACAGCCGGCAGAGCGCGGCGCTGGCCGCCGCGTTGTACACGTAATCGTCGTGGGTGCGGGGGATGAGTTTGGGCAGCCCGGTCGTGCCGCCCGAAACCAGCAGCAACGCCGGAGACCCCGGGTCCGCTGCGGGCATGGGCGGGGGCGGCGCGGATGTGCCGCACACCTGTGACCACGACTCGAAGAGCCCGGGTTCGCCGTCGACGACGACATGCTGCAGCGTGGGATGATCACGCACAACAGAGCGCGCCATCGCGCGGTAGTCGAATCCGTTTGCGGCATCGGCGATGAGCAATGCTCGGGCCTTGCTGACCACGGCGAAGTGCCCGATCTCGGCGGCGCGGTGCCCCGGCAGGCACATCACCGGGATCGCGCCGGCCCGCAACAGCCCGAATAGCGCCACGGTGAACTCGGTGGTGTTCGGCAACTGCAGCAGCACCCGATCACCGGGCGCAATGCCGAGCGCCCGCAGCCCTGCGGCCGCACGATCGGCCCGCGCGTCAAGCTCGGCGAAGCTGAGGCGGCGGCCGCGCCCGTCAAGCACCGCCGGACGATCAGGCCAGCAGCGTGCCGCTTCGGTCAAGATCGAGCCGACGGTCCGCCCGGTCCAGTAACCGGCGGAGCGGTAACGCGCGGCCCGGTCGGCGGGAAACGGCACAAAACCTTCCAGGTTCACCGGCGGGTGGCTCCCTCGTTGGGAAACGGCGTTGCGGTCACGCGGATGCTCGCACCTGAGCGAGACCCTATCCAAATTAGGGCAGCCTGTGCTAACTAATAGGGACACGCGTGGCGAAGGTAGGTGTGCCGGCGTGTGCGCTAGTTCACAAAGGAGGCGTTCGTGGTGGGTGCCGCTGCGACTCGCGAGGCCATCCGTGCGGAGGTCGCGGAACTGCTCGGCATCAGCCCACACGTTCTCGATCCCGGCAGCAACCTGATCGGGCAGGGGCTTGATTCCATCCGGATGATGGCGCTCTCGGGTCGCTGGCGTCGCCGTGGGGTCGACGTCGACTTCGCCGCACTGGCTGCCACACCGACCATCGAGGCGTGGTCGCAGCTGGTGTCGACGGCGCTGCAGGGTGCCGGTGCACCGGCGGCCGACGATCCGGTGATCCCGCAGCCTGACACGCCCGACGTGTTTCCACTCGCGCCGATGCAGCACGCGATCTGGGTGGGCCGCCAGCACAACCAGGAACTAGGTGGGGTCGCCGCTCATTTGTACGTTGAATTCGATTGCGGCGCTATCGATCCCGAACGGCTACGCACCGCGGCCGCCGCGTTGGCAAGGCGTCACCCGATGCTGCGGGTGCGGTTCTTGCCCGACGGCACGCAGCGGATCGATCCCGCGGCCCAGCTCGGTGTCGTCGTGCACGACTTCACCGACCTTGACCCCCACACCGTTGAGCACCGTCTCACCGAGATCCGGCAGACCAAATCGCACCAACAGCTCGACGGCCAGGTGTTCGAGCTCACTTTGTCGTTGCTGCCCGGGCAGCGCTGCCGCCTGCACGTCGACCTCGACATGCAGGCCGCCGACGCGATGAGCTACCGGACCCTGATGGCCGACCTGGCGGCGCTCTACCGCGGCCGGCGACTGCCCGAGCTGCACTACACCTACCGCGAATACCGCCACGCCGTCGCCCGCCAGGAGGGCGCCCCGCAACCGGCCCGCGACGCCGACCGCAAGTGGTGGGCCCAGCGCATCCCGGAGCTGCCGGACCCGCCGCAGCTGCCCGTGGCGCCGGCACCCGACCTGTCCGGCAGCGCCCGGCGCTGGCACTGGCTGGACCCGGCCACCTGCGCGGCGTTGTTCGCCGGTGCCCGCGCCCGGGGCATCACCCCGGCGATGGCGCTGGCCGCGTCGTTCGCCCACACCCTGGCGCGCTGGTCGGGCAGCCAGCGGTTCCTGCTCAACGTCCCGCTGTTCGGTCGCCAGCCGCTGCACCCCGACGTGGACCGGGTGGTCGGCGACTTCACGTCCTCGCTGCTGCTCGACATCGATCTCGCGCAGGCCACCACGCCGGTAAAGCGAGCGCACGCCGTGCAGGACGCGATGCGCACGGCGGCCGCGCATGCCGCCTATCCCGGGCTATCCGTACTGCGCGACCTCGGCCGCCACCGCGGCACCCAGTTTCTGGCGCCGGTGGTGTTCACCAGCGCGCTGGGGCTCGGAGAGTTGTTCGCCGCCGACGTCATCGAAACGTTCGGCACCCCGGGATGGATCCTGTCGCAGGGCCCCCAGGTACTGCTCGACGCACAGGTCACCGAATTCGACGGCGGTGTGCTGGTGAACTGGGACGTCCGCGAGGGGGCGTTCGCGCCGGGAGTCATCGATGCCATGTTCGCCCACCACCTCGACGAACTGCTCAGGCTGGCCGGCAGCGACGACGCGTGGGAGGCGGCCGGGCCCTCGGCGTTACCGGCGGCCCAGCGGGCGGTGCGTGAGGCACGCAACAACCGCACCGCCACCCCTAGCGGGGAAGCGTTGCACGACGGGTTCTTCCGGGTGGCCGAGGCACGGCCCGACGCGCCGGCCGTCTACGCCAGTACCGGCGATTTGAGCTACGGGCAGCTGCGCGGCCAGGCGCTGGCGGTGGCAGCCGCGCTGCAACGAGCCGGCGTGCGGGCGGGCGACACAGTCGCTGTGCTCGGACCCAAATGTGCCGAGCAGATCCCCGCGCTGCTGGGCATCCTGGCCGCGGGTGCGGCCTATGTGCCGGTCGGCGTCGACCAGCCGACAGAGCGGGCGGCGCGCATCCTCGCCACCGGCGCGGTCAGCGCGGCTCTGGTGTGCGGTGCCGACACGGCGAGGTTGCCGGTGCCCACAACGACGGTAAGCGAGGCGCTGCAGCGAGGCGTGCCCGAAACCCAGGATTTCCCAACGGTTTCCACCGAGCTGGCCTACGTGCTGTTCACGTCGGGTTCCACGGGCGAACCCAAGGGCGTCGAACTCACCCATGACGCCGCGATGAACACGGTGGAGTTTCTGAGCAGCCACTTCGACCTCGGGCCCAACGATCGCTGCCTGGCGCTGTCGGCGCTGGAATGCGACATGTCGGTGCTCGACATCTTCGCGACGCTGCGCGCAGGCGGAACGATCGTGGTGGTCGACGAGGCGCAGCGTCGTGACCCGGACAGGTGGGCGCAACTCATCGACACCCATGGGGTGACCGTACTGAACTTTCTGCCGGGCTGGCTGGAGATGCTGCTGGAGGCCGGCCAGGGCCGGCTGTCTTCGCTGCGGGTGGTCGCCACCGGTGGTGATTGGGTACGGCCCGAGCTTGCCCGCCGGCTGAAATC
This Mycobacterium xenopi DNA region includes the following protein-coding sequences:
- a CDS encoding (2,3-dihydroxybenzoyl)adenylate synthase, with the protein product MNLEGFVPFPADRAARYRSAGYWTGRTVGSILTEAARCWPDRPAVLDGRGRRLSFAELDARADRAAAGLRALGIAPGDRVLLQLPNTTEFTVALFGLLRAGAIPVMCLPGHRAAEIGHFAVVSKARALLIADAANGFDYRAMARSVVRDHPTLQHVVVDGEPGLFESWSQVCGTSAPPPPMPAADPGSPALLLVSGGTTGLPKLIPRTHDDYVYNAAASAALCRLSADDVYLVVLPAAHNFPLACPGVLGAMTAGAATVFTTDPSPESAFAVIARHGVTVTALVPSLATLWAQACDWEPVTPKTLRLLQVGGARLDAGDARRIREALTPGLQQVYGMAEGLLSYTRLDDPPALVDHTQGRPMCADDELRILDDAGQPVAPGVEGELLVRGPYTLNGYFGAEHDNRRCFDPDGFYRTGDLVRRLANGYLQVTGRVKDVIHRGGETVAAQEVEEHLLTHPAIVSAAAAPLPDRYLGEKICAAVVFAGQPVTLAELNRYLDQHGVAVHARPDVLVPVPALPTTAVGKVDKSAIARLASEHNAP
- a CDS encoding non-ribosomal peptide synthetase; protein product: MVGAAATREAIRAEVAELLGISPHVLDPGSNLIGQGLDSIRMMALSGRWRRRGVDVDFAALAATPTIEAWSQLVSTALQGAGAPAADDPVIPQPDTPDVFPLAPMQHAIWVGRQHNQELGGVAAHLYVEFDCGAIDPERLRTAAAALARRHPMLRVRFLPDGTQRIDPAAQLGVVVHDFTDLDPHTVEHRLTEIRQTKSHQQLDGQVFELTLSLLPGQRCRLHVDLDMQAADAMSYRTLMADLAALYRGRRLPELHYTYREYRHAVARQEGAPQPARDADRKWWAQRIPELPDPPQLPVAPAPDLSGSARRWHWLDPATCAALFAGARARGITPAMALAASFAHTLARWSGSQRFLLNVPLFGRQPLHPDVDRVVGDFTSSLLLDIDLAQATTPVKRAHAVQDAMRTAAAHAAYPGLSVLRDLGRHRGTQFLAPVVFTSALGLGELFAADVIETFGTPGWILSQGPQVLLDAQVTEFDGGVLVNWDVREGAFAPGVIDAMFAHHLDELLRLAGSDDAWEAAGPSALPAAQRAVREARNNRTATPSGEALHDGFFRVAEARPDAPAVYASTGDLSYGQLRGQALAVAAALQRAGVRAGDTVAVLGPKCAEQIPALLGILAAGAAYVPVGVDQPTERAARILATGAVSAALVCGADTARLPVPTTTVSEALQRGVPETQDFPTVSTELAYVLFTSGSTGEPKGVELTHDAAMNTVEFLSSHFDLGPNDRCLALSALECDMSVLDIFATLRAGGTIVVVDEAQRRDPDRWAQLIDTHGVTVLNFLPGWLEMLLEAGQGRLSSLRVVATGGDWVRPELARRLKSEAPQLRFAGLGGATETAVHATICETTDPPPDWTSVPYGTPFPNIACRVVDAWGDDCPDWVAGELWVSGRGIARGYRGQPELTAERFVTHGGRTWYRTGDLARYWPDGTLQFVGRADHRVKVSGYRVELGEVEAALRRVPSVVAAVAAAVPAAGGSDVLAAAVQVDDERLTAGGIRESMRNFVPAHMVPRHLSLVEHIPFTAGGKIDRRAVADKLAASVASAAAPGRRAASTPAEAALAAIIGEVLGVEDVGVDDDFFALGGDSVSATAAIARIRTWLDAPSAMVADMFAARTASGLARLLSRREGECGRLDSVAEIYLEVARMGAQEVLSHSAAPGMAHDRR